In Stenotrophomonas sp. 169, one DNA window encodes the following:
- the folB gene encoding dihydroneopterin aldolase: MDKVFIEGLEIDALIGIYDWERRIRQTLVFDLEMGFDNRRPAASDNIEHTLNYKAVSKRLEEYVRASDFGLVETLAERCAEIVLQEFDVHWLRLKLSKPGAVRGARAVGVIIERERAP; encoded by the coding sequence ATGGACAAGGTATTCATCGAAGGGCTGGAAATCGACGCCCTGATCGGCATTTACGATTGGGAGCGCCGTATCCGCCAGACGCTGGTGTTCGACCTGGAAATGGGCTTCGACAATCGCCGCCCGGCTGCCAGCGACAACATCGAGCACACGCTGAACTACAAGGCGGTGAGCAAGCGGCTGGAAGAGTACGTGCGTGCTTCTGACTTCGGCCTCGTGGAAACCCTGGCCGAGCGCTGTGCCGAGATCGTCCTGCAGGAGTTCGATGTGCACTGGCTGCGGCTGAAACTCAGCAAGCCCGGTGCCGTACGCGGCGCCCGTGCCGTCGGCGTGATCATCGAGCGCGAACGCGCGCCCTGA
- a CDS encoding mechanosensitive ion channel domain-containing protein, producing MVDAVVIVNWLDKLQDSLAPYPGAYLGLMLSALVIAAFVANWVTKRILLRGLRRLIARLPGADSGRGSNVMRVIARLSNVVPSQVIASGITYVPDLPAGLVAFIVAACQAWAILTVSLAISHALDAANDLYERRPDARNKPIKGYLQVAKIVIFAIAGLAIVATLAGVELRYLVTGLGAATAVLMLVFQDTILSLVASVQISGDGRIRLGDWIEMPSQNADGDVIDIALHTVTVQNWDKTITTIPTKKLVTESFKNWRGMQESGGRRIKRSLYLDQHSVGFMAPEVRTRIGHFALLGDYLKTKEEELAAWNAELRERGADEINSRRVTNLGTFRAYVDRYLRSHPGINTDMTLMVRQLEPTTEGLPLELYCFTRSTAWVEYEGVQSDIFDHLLAVLPAFGLRVFQSSSDAMLMTARDAAR from the coding sequence ATGGTGGATGCGGTAGTAATCGTGAACTGGCTGGACAAGCTGCAGGATTCCCTGGCGCCCTACCCGGGTGCGTATCTCGGCCTGATGCTGTCGGCGCTGGTGATCGCCGCGTTCGTCGCCAACTGGGTCACCAAGCGCATCCTGCTGCGCGGCCTGCGTCGCCTGATCGCCCGCTTGCCCGGTGCCGATTCCGGCCGTGGCAGCAACGTCATGCGGGTGATCGCACGCCTGTCCAACGTCGTACCCAGCCAGGTCATCGCCTCCGGTATCACCTATGTACCGGACCTGCCGGCGGGCTTGGTCGCCTTCATCGTCGCCGCCTGCCAGGCATGGGCGATCCTGACCGTCTCGCTGGCGATATCGCATGCGCTCGACGCCGCCAACGATCTGTACGAGCGTCGGCCGGACGCGCGCAACAAGCCGATCAAGGGCTACCTGCAGGTGGCGAAGATCGTCATCTTCGCCATCGCCGGCCTGGCGATCGTGGCCACCCTCGCCGGTGTCGAGCTGCGCTACCTGGTGACCGGCCTGGGTGCCGCCACCGCGGTCCTCATGCTGGTCTTCCAGGACACCATCCTGTCGTTGGTCGCCAGCGTGCAGATCAGCGGCGACGGCCGGATCCGCCTGGGCGACTGGATCGAAATGCCCAGCCAGAATGCCGATGGCGATGTCATCGATATCGCCCTGCATACGGTCACTGTGCAGAACTGGGACAAGACCATCACCACCATCCCGACCAAGAAGCTGGTGACCGAGTCCTTCAAGAACTGGCGCGGCATGCAGGAGTCCGGTGGACGGCGGATCAAACGCTCGCTGTACCTGGACCAGCACAGTGTCGGCTTCATGGCGCCGGAAGTCCGCACCCGCATCGGCCACTTCGCGCTGCTGGGCGACTACCTGAAGACCAAGGAAGAGGAATTGGCAGCCTGGAATGCCGAGCTTCGCGAACGCGGCGCCGACGAGATCAACAGCCGCCGGGTCACCAACCTGGGCACGTTCCGGGCGTACGTGGACCGCTACCTGCGCAGCCACCCCGGTATCAATACGGACATGACCCTGATGGTGCGCCAGCTGGAGCCGACCACCGAGGGCCTGCCGCTGGAGCTGTACTGCTTCACCCGCAGCACGGCATGGGTGGAATATGAGGGCGTGCAGTCCGACATCTTCGACCATTTGCTGGCGGTACTGCCGGCCTTCGGCCTGCGCGTATTCCAGTCATCCAGCGACGCCATGCTGATGACCGCCCGCGACGCTGCCCGCTGA
- a CDS encoding PQQ-dependent sugar dehydrogenase: MTRKLLLTLAIGLTPVFVTTACSAAAPDAPAPPATPKTQAAFNSTEFARFDEPWAMAFLPDGSLLVTEKGGRLQHFDIGTKQKHEISGGPKVAYGGQGGFGDVVLHPAFASNQLVYLSYAEQGSNDTRGAAVARAKLVLDGKGGGTLQDLSVIWRQDAKVSGNGHYGHRIAFGPDGKLWITSSERQNFDPAQDMKSNLGKLIRLNDDGSVPADNPFVSQGGVAAQVWSLGHRNMLGIAFDGSGKLWVHEMGPAGGDELNLITRGENYGYPIVSNGDHYDGRPIPDHSTRPEFAAPKITWNPVISPAGFMIYSGDLFPQWKGSGFIGGLSSQALVRVTFDGENAREAERFDMGARIREVEQGPDGAVWILEDGKAGKLLKLTPKG; this comes from the coding sequence ATGACCCGTAAGTTGCTTCTCACCCTCGCCATCGGCTTGACGCCGGTGTTCGTCACTACCGCCTGCAGTGCGGCGGCACCCGATGCACCGGCCCCCCCTGCGACACCGAAGACACAGGCCGCGTTCAACAGCACGGAGTTCGCCCGCTTCGATGAGCCGTGGGCCATGGCCTTCCTGCCCGACGGCAGCCTGCTGGTGACCGAGAAAGGTGGCCGACTGCAGCACTTCGATATCGGCACCAAACAGAAGCACGAAATCAGCGGCGGGCCGAAAGTAGCCTACGGCGGCCAGGGCGGCTTCGGCGATGTCGTGCTGCATCCCGCGTTTGCCAGTAACCAGCTGGTTTATCTGAGCTACGCCGAACAGGGCAGCAACGATACCCGCGGTGCGGCCGTGGCGCGTGCCAAGCTGGTACTTGATGGCAAGGGCGGCGGCACGCTGCAGGACCTGTCGGTGATCTGGCGGCAGGATGCGAAGGTCAGCGGCAACGGCCACTACGGCCACCGCATTGCGTTCGGCCCGGATGGCAAGCTCTGGATCACCTCCAGCGAGCGGCAGAATTTCGATCCCGCACAGGATATGAAGAGCAATCTCGGCAAGCTGATCCGGTTGAACGACGACGGCAGTGTGCCGGCAGACAACCCGTTCGTTTCGCAGGGTGGCGTCGCCGCGCAGGTGTGGTCGCTGGGCCATCGCAACATGCTCGGCATCGCGTTCGACGGCAGCGGCAAGCTGTGGGTGCACGAGATGGGCCCGGCTGGCGGCGACGAGTTGAACCTGATCACCCGCGGCGAGAACTACGGGTATCCGATCGTCTCCAATGGCGACCACTACGATGGGCGGCCGATCCCGGACCACAGCACGCGCCCGGAATTCGCGGCGCCGAAGATCACCTGGAATCCGGTGATTTCGCCTGCCGGCTTCATGATCTACAGCGGCGACCTGTTCCCCCAGTGGAAGGGCAGCGGCTTCATCGGCGGCCTGTCGTCGCAGGCGCTGGTGCGCGTGACGTTCGACGGCGAGAACGCGCGTGAAGCGGAGCGCTTTGACATGGGCGCTCGCATCCGCGAAGTCGAGCAGGGCCCTGACGGTGCGGTGTGGATCCTGGAAGATGGCAAGGCCGGCAAGCTGCTGAAGCTGACCCCCAAGGGCTGA
- a CDS encoding MurR/RpiR family transcriptional regulator, producing MPPLLKIRAERGQMSAIERRIADFILDNAHLLRDYSSQQLASALGISQSSVVKFAQKLGFKGYPDLKYSIGQDIARSGAPASLAPAVASGVDGYTRIAQALQASKAAAEDETRAANPQSDVERIVALIDAAPKLFVYGLGDDGLYAREFAMRLSLLGMLVVHHADPILMLANLSAARPGDVMLVFSEFGKLPQLSMLSRQFQDVGGKVVSITRHTANPLRAHADASLAVCAEDRAAHVAQVLYRSSLQSLLDFVFVLLCEANPDRNRQLAVNLERIEHLLDT from the coding sequence ATGCCACCGCTGCTGAAAATCCGCGCCGAACGTGGGCAGATGTCGGCGATCGAGCGGCGCATCGCGGATTTCATCCTCGACAACGCCCACCTGCTGCGCGACTACTCCTCGCAGCAGCTGGCCAGCGCGCTGGGCATCAGCCAGTCCAGTGTGGTGAAGTTCGCGCAGAAGCTCGGCTTCAAGGGGTATCCGGACCTCAAGTACTCCATCGGCCAGGACATCGCGCGCAGCGGTGCGCCGGCCTCACTAGCGCCTGCCGTGGCCAGCGGCGTGGACGGCTACACCCGCATCGCGCAGGCGCTGCAGGCCAGCAAGGCCGCCGCCGAAGACGAAACGCGCGCGGCCAACCCGCAGTCCGATGTCGAGCGCATCGTCGCCCTGATCGACGCGGCGCCGAAGCTGTTTGTCTACGGGCTGGGCGATGACGGCCTGTATGCCCGCGAGTTCGCGATGCGCCTGTCGCTGCTGGGCATGTTGGTGGTGCACCATGCCGATCCCATCCTGATGCTTGCCAACCTCTCCGCGGCCCGTCCGGGCGATGTGATGCTGGTGTTCTCCGAGTTCGGCAAGCTGCCCCAGTTGTCGATGCTGTCGCGCCAGTTCCAGGATGTCGGCGGCAAGGTGGTATCGATCACCCGGCATACCGCCAACCCCCTGCGCGCCCATGCCGATGCGTCACTTGCCGTCTGCGCGGAAGATCGCGCGGCGCACGTGGCGCAGGTGCTGTACCGTTCTTCCTTGCAGTCGCTGCTGGATTTTGTTTTCGTGCTGTTGTGCGAGGCCAATCCGGACCGCAACCGCCAGTTGGCGGTCAACCTGGAACGCATCGAACACCTGCTGGATACCTGA
- a CDS encoding dipeptide epimerase has product MKITDIELGMLRVPLKTPFKTALRTVETIEDVVVMVRTDSGHTGYGEAAATAVITGDTHGSIIEAIRHFIKPRLMGQEVANLNRLCALVQTSMERNSSAKAAVEIALYDLWAQLHGAPLYQMLGGGDPVITTDITISVDYIDKMVADSVSALDRGFESLKIKVGKDIGLDIERVKAIHAAVQGRALLRLDANQGWTAKQAVHAMRTLEDAGVVLELLEQPVKAADIAGLKYVTDRVNTPVMADESVFSPAQVIDLIQQRAADIVNIKLMKTGGLSNAIRIADIAAIHGVPCMIGCMIESSISVAAAVHLAVAKSDVITKVDLDGPSLGQFNPVSGGVTFNESEISISDAPGLGITEVRGLEMLA; this is encoded by the coding sequence ATGAAGATCACCGATATCGAACTGGGCATGCTGCGCGTGCCCTTGAAGACCCCGTTCAAGACCGCCCTGCGCACCGTGGAGACCATCGAGGACGTGGTGGTGATGGTGCGCACCGACAGCGGCCACACCGGCTACGGCGAGGCGGCGGCGACCGCGGTGATCACCGGCGATACGCACGGGTCGATCATCGAAGCCATCCGCCATTTCATCAAGCCGCGCCTGATGGGCCAGGAGGTGGCCAACCTCAACCGCCTGTGCGCGCTGGTGCAGACCTCGATGGAGCGCAACAGCAGCGCAAAGGCGGCGGTGGAGATCGCGCTGTACGACCTGTGGGCGCAGCTGCATGGCGCCCCGCTGTACCAGATGCTGGGCGGCGGCGATCCGGTGATCACCACCGACATCACCATCAGCGTGGACTACATCGACAAGATGGTGGCCGATTCCGTGTCTGCCCTGGATCGCGGATTCGAGTCGCTGAAGATCAAGGTCGGCAAGGACATCGGGCTGGATATCGAGCGGGTGAAGGCGATCCACGCGGCTGTGCAGGGCCGTGCCCTGCTGCGGCTGGATGCGAACCAGGGCTGGACCGCCAAGCAGGCGGTGCACGCCATGCGCACGCTGGAAGACGCCGGCGTGGTGCTGGAGCTGCTGGAACAGCCGGTCAAGGCCGCCGACATCGCCGGGCTGAAGTACGTAACGGACCGCGTGAACACGCCGGTGATGGCCGATGAGAGTGTGTTCAGCCCGGCGCAGGTGATCGACCTGATCCAGCAGCGCGCCGCCGACATCGTCAACATCAAACTGATGAAGACCGGCGGGCTGTCCAACGCCATCCGCATCGCCGACATCGCCGCCATCCACGGCGTGCCGTGCATGATCGGCTGCATGATCGAATCCAGCATCAGCGTCGCCGCAGCGGTCCACCTGGCGGTTGCCAAGAGCGATGTGATCACCAAGGTCGACCTGGACGGCCCCTCCCTGGGGCAGTTCAATCCGGTCAGCGGCGGCGTCACGTTCAATGAGTCGGAGATCAGCATCAGTGATGCCCCGGGATTGGGGATCACCGAAGTGCGCGGGCTGGAGATGCTGGCGTGA
- a CDS encoding APC family permease encodes MSAADTEPTPSLQRAVSRWQIVGLSINDVIGSGIYLLPAATVLLLGPFSLWGVLAAGVVVALLVLCYAQAASYFDEPGGSYLYAREAFGRFAGFEIGWMIWLTRISSAAALSNALADAVARFWPMAGSGGGRVAVIVLSLAFLTGINIVGVRSAARTGVVLVIGKLVPLVLFVAIGAFYIDPQLAFSGQRPDPHDLQRMGEAALLLLYAYAGFENIPAAAGEYRNPRRDIPFALITMIITVTVIYAAVQIVAQGTLVGLAGSATPLADAAAGFGGEALALILTVGATISILGTNSNTMMMGPRFLYALAADGYGPKVLAQVHPRFRTPAAAILCQGLISLALALSGSFVQLALLSMTTRLFAYIGTAAAVLVLAKRFADRPGALKLPGGPVIPVLALVLCLALFASASWANILAALAAFAVGAVIYLFPRKAEQ; translated from the coding sequence GTGAGCGCGGCCGATACCGAGCCCACCCCGAGCCTGCAGCGCGCGGTCAGTCGCTGGCAGATCGTTGGCCTGTCCATCAACGATGTCATCGGCAGCGGCATCTACCTGCTGCCCGCTGCGACGGTGCTGCTGCTCGGCCCGTTCAGCCTGTGGGGCGTACTCGCGGCAGGCGTGGTCGTCGCCCTGCTGGTGCTGTGCTATGCGCAGGCCGCGAGTTACTTTGACGAACCCGGCGGCAGCTATCTGTACGCACGCGAGGCCTTCGGCCGGTTCGCTGGCTTCGAGATCGGCTGGATGATCTGGCTGACCCGCATCAGCTCGGCCGCGGCCCTGAGCAACGCGCTGGCCGATGCCGTGGCCCGCTTCTGGCCCATGGCCGGCAGTGGTGGCGGACGCGTCGCGGTGATCGTGCTGTCGCTGGCCTTCCTGACCGGGATCAACATCGTCGGCGTGCGTTCTGCCGCGCGTACCGGCGTGGTGCTGGTGATCGGCAAGCTGGTGCCGCTGGTGTTGTTCGTGGCCATCGGCGCGTTTTACATCGATCCGCAGCTCGCCTTCTCCGGTCAGCGCCCGGACCCGCATGACCTGCAGCGGATGGGCGAAGCGGCGCTGTTGCTGCTGTACGCGTACGCCGGATTCGAGAACATTCCGGCCGCCGCGGGTGAGTATCGCAACCCGCGGCGTGACATCCCGTTCGCTCTGATCACCATGATCATCACCGTCACCGTCATCTATGCAGCGGTACAGATCGTGGCGCAGGGCACGCTGGTGGGCCTGGCGGGGTCTGCGACGCCGCTTGCCGATGCGGCGGCCGGCTTCGGTGGCGAGGCACTGGCCCTGATCCTGACCGTGGGGGCGACGATCTCGATCCTGGGTACGAACAGCAACACGATGATGATGGGGCCGCGCTTCCTGTATGCGTTGGCGGCCGATGGCTATGGCCCCAAGGTGCTGGCGCAGGTGCATCCACGCTTCCGCACGCCTGCGGCGGCGATCCTGTGCCAGGGTCTGATTTCGTTGGCGTTGGCGTTGAGTGGTTCGTTCGTGCAGTTGGCGCTGCTGTCGATGACGACGCGTCTGTTTGCCTACATCGGGACCGCTGCCGCCGTGCTGGTCCTGGCGAAGCGCTTTGCCGACCGTCCCGGTGCGTTGAAGCTGCCGGGCGGCCCGGTGATCCCGGTGCTGGCGCTGGTGCTGTGCCTGGCGCTGTTCGCCAGCGCGAGCTGGGCGAACATCTTGGCGGCGCTGGCCGCGTTCGCGGTGGGCGCGGTGATCTATCTGTTCCCCCGCAAAGCGGAGCAGTAA
- the rpsU gene encoding 30S ribosomal protein S21 → MPSVKVRENEPFEFALRRFKRTCEKAGVLAETRKREFYEKPTQERKRKAAAAVKRQLRRSSRDVTKRQRLY, encoded by the coding sequence ATGCCCAGCGTCAAAGTCCGCGAGAACGAACCTTTTGAGTTTGCTCTTCGCCGCTTCAAGCGCACTTGCGAAAAGGCCGGTGTGCTGGCCGAAACCCGTAAGCGCGAGTTCTACGAAAAGCCGACCCAGGAACGTAAGCGCAAGGCTGCTGCTGCAGTAAAGCGTCAGCTGCGCCGTTCGTCGCGCGACGTTACCAAGCGTCAGCGCCTGTACTGA
- a CDS encoding L,D-transpeptidase family protein — protein sequence MKSLLRCLTIAALSLAGPVVAGTPLHGADQLVVVTSEGWDSTQGRLQAYARTRSGWKAEGAPFDVALGRSGSAWGLGLHDADIDTTAPQKREGDGRSPAGVFALGTAFGYAAQADTRWPWQPMRESSYCMDVPDSPYYNRIVDADTVGADAVEGSTEPMRLDLHKNGDIRYQQGFVIAHNPRNVPGQGSCIFAHLWRTPGEATAGCTAMTAAHMQALLAWLDPRQSPRFVLLPRAAYARLQDAWQLPALPPIAKAQP from the coding sequence ATGAAGTCGCTGTTGCGTTGCCTGACCATCGCGGCGCTGTCGCTGGCCGGTCCCGTTGTCGCCGGCACGCCCTTGCACGGCGCCGATCAGCTTGTGGTGGTGACCAGCGAGGGGTGGGACAGCACACAGGGGCGCCTGCAGGCGTACGCGCGCACCCGCAGCGGATGGAAGGCAGAGGGTGCACCGTTCGACGTCGCGTTGGGCCGCAGTGGCAGCGCGTGGGGCCTCGGCCTGCATGACGCGGACATCGACACGACGGCCCCCCAGAAGCGCGAAGGCGATGGTCGCAGTCCTGCCGGTGTGTTCGCGCTGGGTACCGCCTTCGGCTACGCCGCGCAGGCCGATACGAGGTGGCCGTGGCAACCGATGCGCGAGAGCAGCTACTGCATGGACGTGCCCGACTCGCCGTACTACAACCGCATCGTCGATGCAGACACCGTGGGCGCAGATGCGGTGGAAGGCTCCACCGAGCCGATGCGACTGGACCTGCACAAGAACGGCGACATCCGCTATCAGCAGGGCTTCGTGATCGCGCATAACCCGCGCAACGTGCCCGGCCAGGGCAGCTGCATCTTCGCCCACCTGTGGCGCACGCCCGGTGAGGCGACGGCCGGCTGCACGGCCATGACGGCGGCACACATGCAGGCGCTGCTGGCCTGGCTGGACCCACGGCAGTCGCCGCGCTTCGTGCTGTTGCCACGGGCCGCATATGCGCGACTGCAGGACGCGTGGCAGCTGCCTGCGTTGCCGCCCATCGCCAAGGCCCAACCGTGA
- a CDS encoding GatB/YqeY domain-containing protein: MSMKLQLNDDMKAAMKSGDKHTLGVVRLIKAAVQQKEVDERIELDDVAVIAVLDKMVKQRKDSISQYEAANREDLAQIEREEMVVIERYLPAKMGEADIIAAIQAAVAETGAASPADIGKLMGALKPKLAGQADMGLVSKLVKQQLAG; the protein is encoded by the coding sequence ATGAGCATGAAGCTGCAGCTCAACGACGACATGAAGGCCGCCATGAAGAGCGGCGACAAGCACACCCTGGGTGTGGTCCGCCTGATCAAGGCCGCCGTCCAGCAGAAGGAAGTGGACGAGCGTATCGAACTGGACGACGTGGCCGTCATTGCCGTGCTGGACAAGATGGTCAAGCAGCGCAAGGACTCGATCAGCCAGTACGAAGCCGCCAACCGCGAAGATCTGGCACAGATCGAGCGCGAGGAAATGGTGGTGATCGAGCGCTACCTGCCGGCCAAGATGGGCGAAGCGGATATCATCGCGGCGATCCAGGCGGCCGTTGCCGAAACCGGCGCTGCCAGCCCGGCCGACATCGGCAAGCTGATGGGCGCGCTGAAGCCGAAGCTTGCCGGCCAAGCCGATATGGGCCTGGTGTCCAAGCTGGTCAAGCAGCAGCTCGCGGGCTGA
- a CDS encoding YihY/virulence factor BrkB family protein: MAVINRFIEVDVLSQAAAVSFYALLSMAPLLVLLLWLTASLYPPAQQALVDQIATAAGSSVATVAETVLKNADNQPNIGSLAGIWSTLLLFIGATAVFAQLQNALNLIFRTSGERLDGLAAWLRKRVFSFGVVLALGFLLVVSMTATTMLQVAFAQLPSLLPALGYLSTLLLYTVAFAFMYHYLPDRRVAWRQAFIGGAITSALFALGRYGIGVYIAQVAPGSAYGSMGALVISLVWIYYAMVVFFVGAVMTSVIDERLRARTHLAAAGITPPEPGETVANR; the protein is encoded by the coding sequence ATGGCGGTGATCAACCGCTTCATCGAAGTCGACGTGCTGAGCCAGGCCGCCGCAGTCTCTTTCTATGCCTTGCTGTCGATGGCCCCGCTGCTGGTGCTGCTGCTGTGGCTGACCGCCTCGCTGTATCCGCCCGCACAGCAGGCGCTGGTTGATCAGATCGCAACGGCGGCCGGCAGCAGCGTGGCGACGGTCGCCGAGACCGTGCTGAAGAACGCCGACAACCAGCCCAACATCGGATCGCTGGCCGGCATCTGGAGCACGTTGTTGTTGTTCATCGGTGCCACCGCGGTCTTCGCGCAGTTGCAGAACGCACTGAACCTGATCTTCCGCACCAGTGGCGAGCGCCTGGATGGCTTGGCGGCGTGGCTGCGCAAGCGTGTTTTCTCCTTCGGCGTGGTGCTGGCGCTGGGCTTCCTGCTGGTCGTCTCCATGACCGCCACCACGATGCTGCAGGTGGCGTTTGCCCAGCTGCCCTCGCTGCTGCCGGCACTGGGTTACCTCAGCACCCTGCTGCTGTACACCGTGGCCTTCGCCTTCATGTACCACTACCTGCCCGACCGGCGCGTGGCGTGGCGACAGGCCTTCATCGGCGGCGCCATCACCTCGGCGCTGTTCGCCTTGGGTCGCTACGGCATCGGCGTATACATCGCCCAGGTTGCGCCGGGCAGTGCGTATGGATCAATGGGCGCGCTGGTGATCTCGCTGGTCTGGATCTACTACGCGATGGTGGTGTTCTTCGTGGGTGCGGTGATGACCTCGGTGATCGACGAGCGCCTGCGCGCGCGCACCCATCTGGCCGCCGCCGGCATCACACCGCCAGAGCCGGGCGAGACCGTCGCCAACAGGTAA
- a CDS encoding glycoside hydrolase family 3 N-terminal domain-containing protein: MASERIESLIAQMTLEEKVGQLGVFADMVRPFAPDVNPEANVSNADQVLQQVREGKVGSLFNGVGAELGRRIQQVALEESRLGIPVILAADVIHGMRTVFPIPLGEAASFEPDLARRTARATAVEATAAGLHWTYAPAVDIARDQRWGRGAEGAGEDVVLGCAFAAARVRGFQGDDLRADDALLATPKHFAAYGAVMAGMEYNMVDISPQTLRDVHLPPFKAAFDAGAVTVMSSFNDINGVPASANAELLTDILRGEWNFPGVVISDYTADMELVAHGYAADDRDATAKAFTAGLDLSMQSGFYAEHLPGLVESGEVPMSVLDEGVRRILWLKETIGLFDNPYRSLDPAREADDAHIVAHDALSRDAARRSIVLLKNEHAALPLRKTGQKIALIGPFVQDRENIEGCWTLFGDKERYVDLETGVRAAIADDAQLEVVPGCDLEAAVSGGIEAAVAAALRADVVVLALGEPQRYSGEAQSRVEITLPPAQQALAEAVAMTGKPLVVLLRNGRALALQGAVRNAQAVAITWYLGTQTGHAVADVLFGDYNPSARLPVSFPQVSGQQPYFYNHPRTGRPELPTMSEFKARWREIPNEPLYPFGHGISYTSFAYGVPQLSAARLGWDDTLTVTTTLTNTGSVAGEEVVQLYVHDRVASRVRPVRELKDFRKVMLQPGESVEVAFTVHRSQLEFTGRDNVLRAEPGLFDLWVCASAISGSPVQFELLAG, from the coding sequence GTGGCTTCCGAACGTATCGAATCCCTCATTGCACAGATGACCCTGGAAGAAAAAGTGGGTCAGCTGGGCGTGTTCGCCGACATGGTTCGCCCCTTTGCACCGGATGTGAACCCGGAAGCCAACGTGAGCAACGCCGACCAGGTGCTGCAGCAGGTCCGTGAAGGCAAGGTCGGCTCGCTGTTCAACGGCGTGGGCGCCGAACTGGGCCGCCGCATCCAGCAGGTTGCGCTGGAAGAAAGCCGCCTGGGCATTCCGGTGATCCTGGCGGCCGATGTCATCCACGGCATGCGCACCGTGTTCCCGATTCCGCTGGGTGAAGCAGCCAGCTTCGAGCCCGACCTGGCCCGCCGCACCGCGCGTGCCACGGCGGTGGAAGCGACGGCCGCCGGCCTGCACTGGACCTATGCGCCGGCGGTGGACATCGCACGCGACCAGCGCTGGGGCCGTGGTGCGGAAGGCGCGGGCGAAGACGTGGTGCTGGGCTGTGCGTTCGCCGCTGCCCGCGTGCGCGGTTTCCAGGGCGATGACCTGCGTGCCGACGACGCACTGCTGGCCACGCCGAAGCATTTCGCTGCCTACGGTGCAGTGATGGCGGGCATGGAATACAACATGGTGGACATCTCGCCGCAGACCCTGCGCGACGTGCACCTGCCGCCGTTCAAGGCCGCCTTCGATGCCGGTGCAGTCACCGTGATGTCCTCGTTCAACGACATCAACGGCGTGCCCGCCAGTGCCAATGCGGAGCTGCTGACCGACATCCTGCGTGGTGAGTGGAACTTCCCCGGCGTGGTGATCTCCGATTACACCGCCGACATGGAACTGGTGGCACACGGTTATGCCGCCGACGACCGCGACGCCACGGCCAAGGCATTCACCGCCGGGCTGGACCTGAGCATGCAGAGCGGCTTCTATGCCGAACACCTGCCGGGCCTGGTGGAAAGTGGTGAAGTGCCGATGTCGGTGCTGGACGAAGGGGTGCGTCGCATCCTGTGGTTGAAGGAAACCATCGGCCTGTTCGACAACCCGTACCGTTCGCTGGATCCGGCACGCGAAGCCGATGACGCGCACATCGTGGCCCATGACGCGCTCTCGCGTGATGCGGCGCGCCGCTCCATCGTGCTGCTGAAGAACGAACACGCCGCCTTGCCGCTGCGCAAGACCGGCCAGAAGATCGCGCTGATCGGCCCGTTCGTGCAGGACCGCGAGAACATCGAAGGCTGCTGGACGCTGTTCGGTGACAAGGAACGCTATGTCGACCTGGAAACCGGCGTGCGCGCGGCCATCGCCGACGACGCGCAGCTGGAAGTGGTGCCGGGTTGTGACCTCGAAGCGGCCGTCAGCGGTGGCATCGAAGCAGCGGTAGCGGCTGCCCTGCGCGCCGACGTGGTGGTGCTGGCACTGGGCGAACCGCAGCGGTACAGCGGCGAAGCGCAGTCGCGCGTGGAGATCACCCTGCCGCCCGCGCAGCAGGCGCTGGCCGAAGCGGTGGCGATGACCGGCAAGCCGCTGGTGGTGCTGCTGCGCAATGGTCGCGCGCTGGCCCTGCAGGGCGCGGTGCGCAATGCGCAGGCCGTGGCCATCACGTGGTATCTGGGCACGCAGACTGGCCACGCCGTGGCCGATGTGCTGTTCGGTGACTACAATCCGTCCGCACGTCTGCCGGTGAGCTTCCCGCAGGTGTCCGGCCAGCAGCCCTATTTCTACAACCATCCGCGTACTGGCCGCCCGGAACTGCCGACCATGTCGGAGTTCAAGGCACGCTGGCGCGAGATCCCGAACGAGCCGCTGTACCCGTTCGGTCATGGCATCAGCTACACCAGCTTCGCCTATGGCGTACCGCAGTTGAGTGCAGCCCGCCTGGGCTGGGATGACACGCTGACCGTCACCACCACGCTGACCAACACCGGCAGCGTGGCCGGCGAAGAAGTGGTGCAGCTGTACGTGCATGACCGCGTTGCCAGCCGTGTGCGCCCGGTGCGTGAGCTGAAGGATTTCCGCAAGGTCATGCTGCAGCCGGGCGAGTCGGTCGAGGTGGCGTTCACCGTGCACCGTTCGCAGCTGGAGTTCACCGGTCGCGACAACGTGCTGCGCGCGGAGCCGGGGCTGTTCGACCTGTGGGTGTGTGCCTCGGCGATCAGTGGTTCACCGGTGCAGTTCGAGCTGCTCGCGGGCTGA